A genomic region of Lycorma delicatula isolate Av1 chromosome 4, ASM4794821v1, whole genome shotgun sequence contains the following coding sequences:
- the LOC142323356 gene encoding small integral membrane protein 12-A, translating to MFPFILRALRAYAPYITLPVAAVVGVIGYKVENMLSDKYTPYRESIQNQRSERQLKSEDLTQIDSLKEKRFVPNTIFEKNVSPSLKD from the exons atgtttcCTTTTATACTAAGAGCATTACGGGCTTATGCTCCCTATATAACGCTGCCTGTTGCTGCAGTAGTAGGTGTAATTGGATATAAAGTTGAAAACATGTTGTCTGATAAATATACCCCTTATCGAGAAAG taTTCAAAATCAGCGATCAGAAAGACAACTGAAATCAGAAGATCTTACTCAGATAGATTCATTGAAGGAGAAGAGATTTGTTCCcaatacaatatttgaaaaaaatgtttcaccatCCTTAAAAGACTGA